Proteins encoded in a region of the Ruegeria sp. AD91A genome:
- a CDS encoding ABC transporter ATP-binding protein, protein MLEFDNVSKSFWTGTRRKVILDRVSFRVELGTSLGVLAPNGTGKTTLINMMAGLEKPDEGVIRRECRVSFPMGFTGGVSGKLSALENARYIAKIYGMDPDYIEAYCKWLCGLGEYFDQPLATYSSGMRARFTFSLMLALDFDMYLIDEGMPATTDVEFNEKAGSILKERLRTTTLVIVSHSPSVLEKFARKAAVLLDGQLYMFDSLEEAKQLYDYETQG, encoded by the coding sequence ATGCTAGAGTTCGACAACGTCAGCAAATCCTTCTGGACCGGAACGCGCCGCAAGGTGATTCTGGATCGGGTCTCATTTCGGGTCGAACTGGGCACCTCGCTGGGTGTTCTGGCCCCGAACGGAACCGGGAAAACCACGTTGATCAACATGATGGCAGGTCTGGAAAAACCCGACGAAGGCGTGATCCGTCGCGAATGCCGCGTTTCCTTTCCCATGGGGTTCACCGGTGGCGTGTCGGGGAAACTGTCAGCGCTTGAGAACGCACGTTACATCGCCAAAATCTACGGTATGGACCCCGACTATATCGAGGCCTATTGCAAATGGCTCTGCGGCTTGGGCGAATATTTCGACCAGCCCCTCGCTACGTATTCCTCTGGGATGAGAGCGCGTTTTACCTTTTCTTTGATGCTGGCGTTGGACTTTGACATGTACCTCATCGACGAAGGGATGCCGGCGACAACAGATGTCGAATTCAACGAAAAGGCAGGGTCGATCCTGAAGGAAAGGTTGCGCACAACGACTTTGGTGATCGTATCGCACAGCCCGTCCGTGTTAGAGAAATTCGCCCGGAAAGCGGCCGTACTTCTGGACGGGCAATTGTATATGTTTGACTCCTTGGAAGAGGCGAAGCAGCTGTATGACTACGAAACCCAAGGTTAG